The following proteins come from a genomic window of Azotosporobacter soli:
- the yqeB gene encoding selenium-dependent molybdenum cofactor biosynthesis protein YqeB encodes MKQQLILIKGAGDMASGIACRLFHSGFSVVMTDLAAPTVIRRTVSFAQAVFEGSMTVEGIRGRLAVLSEIEKVIRAGEIPVVVDPDGAAAALLKPWAVVDAILAKKNLGTERMQAEIVIGVGPGFTAGEDVDAVIETKRGHYLGQVILEGSAIPNTGIPGEVGGYTIERVIRSPRAGVFKSDRKIGALVQAGDVLGWVDEEPVLATISGVLRGLLQDGLSVPADFKIGDIDPRCAVEHCFTVSDKARAIGGGVLEALLRLAREKRTKNWGVKQDGR; translated from the coding sequence ATGAAGCAGCAATTGATTTTGATTAAAGGAGCGGGCGACATGGCGAGCGGCATCGCTTGCCGCCTGTTTCATAGCGGTTTTTCTGTTGTAATGACGGATCTTGCCGCACCGACGGTCATTCGACGTACGGTCAGTTTTGCTCAGGCGGTATTTGAGGGCAGCATGACGGTGGAAGGGATAAGGGGACGTTTGGCGGTCTTAAGCGAGATTGAAAAAGTAATCAGGGCGGGCGAAATTCCAGTCGTTGTCGATCCGGATGGCGCTGCTGCTGCGCTTTTAAAGCCCTGGGCGGTGGTAGATGCCATTTTGGCAAAAAAAAATCTGGGTACGGAGCGGATGCAGGCGGAGATTGTGATCGGCGTCGGGCCGGGGTTTACGGCCGGTGAGGATGTCGATGCCGTCATCGAAACGAAGCGGGGCCATTATCTGGGGCAGGTTATTCTGGAAGGCAGTGCGATTCCCAATACCGGCATACCGGGGGAAGTCGGCGGCTACACGATTGAGCGGGTGATTCGTTCGCCGCGCGCCGGCGTCTTCAAAAGCGACAGGAAGATCGGCGCTTTGGTGCAGGCGGGCGACGTGCTTGGCTGGGTGGACGAAGAACCGGTATTGGCGACAATCAGCGGCGTGCTGCGCGGCTTGCTGCAGGACGGACTGAGCGTGCCGGCCGATTTCAAGATCGGCGATATCGACCCGCGCTGCGCAGTGGAACATTGCTTTACCGTCTCGGATAAAGCGAGAGCGATCGGCGGCGGCGTATTGGAAGCGCTGCTGCGTTTGGCAAGAGAGAAACGAACGAAAAATTGGGGCGTAAAACAGGACGGGAGATAG
- the dcuS gene encoding DcuS/MalK family sensor histidine kinase, with amino-acid sequence MPHHKKRLKLNVTIGLFVCLVVAFSLMVTDLIVSKQVAANTHQELVDRSRMVASIMANSITVIECLSGLDDEGDIQIFANRILKKANVQFVTVMDMNRVRKSHPDPENIGKVYELSDADPAFAGQETISTASGSLGPSLRTFVPVFGPDGRQIGVVLVGILLNEVEQAVDVSRAGVFVGIYLGMFVGLSGALLLANHIKKAMFGLEPSEIAQLLEERNAMLQATREGMIAIDGEGRVTLVNSAAMKLLAAVGIRHDIRGENVEECIPNTRLYEVLVNGNPEYDHEQNLHGVTWLTNRVPVRVSGRIVGAISTFRDMTEITTLAQKLVGIQNYAEALRSQTHEFMNKLHVILGMVRLGKFDHIQPYVSQIAQHYQVEVGSVIRRIKDPVLAGFILGKISRGRELNVLLQLQEASSLPEAASEETVHDLITILGNLIDNAMEALQDADEKNIRLELTHQDACLTARISDSGPGIPLAMQPRIFDHGFSSKGPNRGIGLHLALNSALRLGGNIQIERSDANGTTFVVQLPYPEKGGPEID; translated from the coding sequence ATGCCGCACCATAAGAAACGCCTGAAGCTGAATGTAACGATCGGTCTTTTCGTCTGCCTCGTCGTCGCCTTTTCGCTGATGGTCACCGACCTGATCGTCTCCAAACAGGTCGCCGCCAACACGCATCAGGAACTGGTCGACCGTTCCCGGATGGTGGCCAGCATCATGGCCAATTCCATCACCGTCATCGAGTGCCTCTCGGGACTTGACGACGAAGGGGATATTCAAATTTTCGCCAACCGGATTCTTAAGAAGGCCAATGTCCAGTTCGTCACCGTCATGGACATGAACCGCGTGCGAAAATCGCACCCCGATCCGGAAAACATCGGCAAGGTCTATGAACTGTCGGACGCCGATCCCGCGTTCGCCGGCCAGGAAACCATCTCCACCGCCAGCGGCTCGCTCGGCCCTTCGCTGCGCACCTTCGTTCCGGTCTTCGGCCCGGACGGACGCCAGATCGGCGTCGTTCTGGTCGGCATCCTGCTGAACGAAGTCGAGCAGGCCGTCGACGTAAGCCGGGCCGGCGTCTTTGTCGGCATTTATCTCGGCATGTTCGTCGGCCTGAGCGGCGCATTGCTGCTGGCCAACCATATCAAAAAAGCGATGTTCGGTCTGGAACCTTCGGAAATCGCACAGCTGCTCGAAGAACGAAATGCGATGCTGCAGGCTACGCGTGAAGGTATGATCGCGATCGACGGCGAGGGGCGCGTTACGCTGGTCAATTCGGCCGCGATGAAATTGCTCGCCGCGGTCGGCATCCGGCATGACATTCGCGGTGAAAACGTCGAGGAATGCATCCCCAATACCCGCCTGTATGAAGTATTGGTCAACGGGAATCCTGAATATGATCATGAACAGAATCTGCACGGCGTGACCTGGCTGACCAACCGCGTTCCGGTGCGCGTTTCCGGCCGGATCGTCGGCGCGATTTCGACCTTCCGCGACATGACCGAGATCACAACGCTCGCGCAGAAACTGGTCGGCATTCAAAACTACGCCGAAGCGCTGCGCTCGCAGACGCATGAATTCATGAACAAACTGCATGTCATTCTCGGCATGGTTCGTTTAGGAAAATTCGACCATATCCAGCCCTATGTCTCACAGATCGCACAGCATTATCAGGTCGAAGTCGGTTCGGTGATCCGGCGCATCAAAGACCCTGTCCTGGCCGGTTTCATCCTGGGCAAGATCAGCCGCGGCCGCGAACTCAACGTTCTTTTGCAGCTGCAGGAAGCGTCGAGCCTGCCGGAGGCGGCCTCGGAAGAGACCGTGCATGATCTGATCACAATCCTCGGTAATCTGATCGATAATGCGATGGAAGCACTGCAAGACGCCGATGAAAAGAATATCCGCCTTGAACTGACGCATCAAGACGCCTGCCTGACCGCTCGTATTTCCGACAGCGGCCCCGGCATTCCGCTTGCGATGCAGCCGCGCATCTTCGACCATGGCTTTTCCAGCAAAGGGCCAAACCGCGGCATCGGTTTGCATCTGGCGCTGAACAGCGCTCTTCGCCTTGGCGGCAACATTCAGATCGAACGCAGTGATGCAAACGGTACGACCTTTGTCGTCCAACTGCCTTATCCGGAAAAAGGAGGTCCCGAGATTGATTAA
- a CDS encoding HAMP domain-containing methyl-accepting chemotaxis protein — MGSKMSLMKKMLLCFSAVVLVSLLAFAFVIYSTVQIDKAVNETRQEALPRLLQTAAIARNTENMFASLRGFLLSADAVSLENYRRVTAENEKFSKELLEAARTDEGKKVVGELIAMQKRYADIAEKQVIVLKQAGKDQEAIVLMNGELTTLGRGLRQKAKEYMDLRENQINSAMLASTQACNVAKSVALGGGALSVLLGLSIGAYTARNIARKIRSMAEAAEQIAKGDLTVEIEAKSGDEIGLLAGSLGLMVHSLRTLAKEMRNNADHLAASSQELMSSAEQSADAANQVAQSVTDVAAGGAVQMTRSAEATETVRQMSGGIESIAVNTTNVAETADQTAGAAYEGKMAVEKAAAQMDNIEKVVNESAQMVGRLGERSKTIGKIVDTISGIASQTNLLALNAAIEAARAGEQGRGFAVVADEVRKLAEQSQEAAKQISDLINEIQGDTELAVSAMGSGTQEVKRGTEVVAAAGVSFEKIRQLVEKVSDEMRDVSAAIEELAGGSQAVVQAVSEIGEVTKDTALQTETISAASEEQSATMEEIAIASKTLAKMAESLQSAVGVFKT, encoded by the coding sequence ATGGGGAGCAAGATGAGTCTGATGAAGAAGATGTTGCTTTGTTTTTCTGCAGTGGTGTTGGTGAGTCTTCTGGCCTTTGCTTTTGTGATATACAGTACGGTTCAGATCGATAAGGCCGTAAACGAGACAAGACAGGAAGCGCTGCCGCGTCTGTTGCAGACGGCGGCGATTGCACGGAACACGGAAAATATGTTTGCGTCACTGCGCGGCTTTCTCCTGTCTGCGGATGCCGTATCGCTCGAGAACTACCGGCGGGTGACCGCAGAGAATGAGAAATTCAGTAAAGAACTGTTGGAAGCGGCGCGGACTGATGAAGGCAAGAAGGTCGTCGGCGAATTGATTGCGATGCAAAAAAGATATGCCGATATCGCGGAAAAACAGGTCATCGTCTTAAAGCAGGCCGGAAAAGACCAGGAAGCAATCGTGCTGATGAATGGCGAACTGACGACGTTGGGACGGGGGCTGCGGCAAAAGGCGAAAGAGTATATGGACCTGCGGGAGAATCAGATCAATAGTGCGATGCTGGCTTCTACGCAGGCCTGCAATGTGGCCAAGAGCGTCGCTTTGGGCGGCGGTGCGCTCAGCGTTCTCTTGGGACTGAGCATCGGCGCGTATACGGCGCGCAATATAGCAAGGAAGATCAGGAGCATGGCGGAGGCGGCAGAACAAATCGCCAAAGGCGATCTGACCGTCGAGATCGAAGCGAAGAGCGGAGATGAGATCGGTCTGCTGGCCGGCTCGCTCGGTTTGATGGTGCACAGTCTGCGGACGCTGGCGAAGGAGATGCGAAACAATGCGGATCATCTGGCGGCTTCTTCACAAGAGCTGATGAGCAGTGCGGAACAATCGGCGGACGCCGCAAACCAGGTAGCGCAATCCGTCACCGATGTGGCGGCCGGCGGCGCGGTGCAGATGACGCGGTCGGCGGAAGCGACGGAAACGGTGCGGCAGATGTCGGGCGGTATCGAGAGCATCGCGGTCAACACCACCAATGTGGCGGAAACTGCCGACCAGACAGCCGGTGCGGCCTATGAAGGAAAAATGGCGGTGGAAAAAGCTGCTGCGCAGATGGACAATATTGAAAAAGTGGTCAATGAATCCGCGCAGATGGTCGGCAGACTGGGCGAGCGTTCCAAGACGATCGGCAAGATCGTCGATACGATTTCCGGCATCGCCTCGCAAACGAACTTGCTCGCGCTCAATGCCGCGATCGAAGCGGCGCGGGCTGGCGAACAGGGACGCGGTTTTGCCGTGGTGGCGGACGAGGTAAGGAAACTGGCGGAACAGTCGCAGGAAGCGGCCAAGCAGATCTCGGATCTGATCAATGAAATCCAAGGCGACACCGAGCTGGCGGTTTCGGCGATGGGAAGCGGAACGCAGGAGGTCAAGCGCGGCACGGAAGTCGTTGCTGCTGCCGGCGTCAGTTTTGAAAAGATCCGGCAGTTGGTCGAAAAGGTTTCGGACGAGATGCGCGACGTGTCCGCCGCGATCGAGGAATTGGCTGGAGGCAGTCAGGCCGTGGTGCAGGCGGTGAGTGAAATCGGTGAAGTGACAAAGGATACCGCGTTGCAGACGGAGACCATCTCCGCGGCATCCGAAGAACAGTCGGCGACGATGGAAGAGATCGCGATCGCCAGCAAGACGCTGGCGAAGATGGCGGAATCGTTGCAAAGCGCTGTCGGGGTGTTCAAGACATGA
- a CDS encoding SIMPL domain-containing protein, with translation MKRYLKYGIAMVLGLLLFIPATSQASEAKTITVQGQAQFYLQPDRADIEIAVQSNGATLAEAQNENARIAQAVQNKLLALGVERDQIQTSHFNVYPVYSDANGHRPGEISGYQVSNAVSVKLQDVALVGPVIDGALSSGATQISNLRFGKKDEMHWKQSALQSAVKDAMGKAEAIAGALNRPIIGPLSVSESSVHFGGNENTRDYMMFKASAMRERTPIETGLIQVQATVNLVVEI, from the coding sequence ATGAAACGATATTTGAAATACGGCATTGCAATGGTGCTGGGCTTATTGCTATTTATCCCGGCAACATCGCAGGCCAGTGAAGCGAAGACGATCACGGTGCAGGGACAGGCGCAGTTTTATCTGCAGCCGGATCGCGCCGACATCGAGATTGCGGTGCAAAGTAATGGCGCGACGCTTGCGGAAGCGCAAAACGAAAACGCGAGAATCGCGCAAGCGGTGCAAAACAAGCTGCTGGCGCTTGGCGTAGAGCGCGACCAGATCCAGACCTCGCACTTCAATGTATACCCGGTCTATAGCGATGCAAATGGCCACCGGCCGGGCGAAATTTCCGGCTATCAGGTCAGCAATGCCGTGTCGGTAAAGCTACAGGATGTTGCTTTGGTAGGGCCTGTCATTGACGGTGCATTGTCTTCCGGCGCTACGCAAATTTCCAATTTGCGTTTTGGCAAAAAGGATGAAATGCATTGGAAGCAAAGCGCGCTGCAATCGGCAGTGAAGGATGCGATGGGCAAAGCGGAAGCAATTGCCGGTGCACTTAATCGGCCGATTATTGGGCCGCTCTCAGTAAGCGAATCGTCGGTTCATTTCGGCGGCAATGAAAACACGCGAGACTATATGATGTTTAAGGCCAGTGCCATGCGTGAAAGAACTCCGATAGAAACCGGTTTGATTCAAGTGCAGGCTACGGTGAATCTGGTAGTTGAAATCTAG